The DNA sequence TCGCCGAAATCGCCAGCGGAAACTCCTGGGCATAGCGACTGCCCAGGTAGCCGGTGAGGATCATTACGCCCTTGGAGTGAATCGGCTGCCCCAGGTTGACCTCGCGCTCGATGTCGACGATGCCACTGCCACCGGGGTAGACCGTTGCGGAAATTCGCGCCGGAATACCAAACGCCGAATCGCCGACTTCCAGTACGGTCAACCCGTTGCACTTGCCCACCGCGGCACCCTCGGTATCGATCAGGATGATGCCGGCCAGCATGTCATCGAGAATCCGCGCCGAGACCCGGCCGGTTCGGGTGGCCTTGGCCTTGAGCGCACGCTCGATATGCCCGGCGTCGGTCTTCGTGTCGTTGGCCAGGTGGCGAATGAAATCTGCCTCGCTGACCAGCTGGAACAGATCGCCGATACGGGCCGAGAGCCGCCCCTGGTGCTCGGCCAGGCGCGCACTGTAGGTCGCCAGCCTCGCCACGGCATCGGCCGTCAGGGGTGCCATGCCTTCTTCGGACGTGCGGGTCTTGAGCAATTGGGCGAACTGCTCGAGGCTTTCATCGACCATCGGAATGTCTTCATCGAAGTCCACCAGCACCCGGAACATCTCCTGGAAGTCCGGATCGTGGTCCTGCAGTGCGTAGTACAGCTGCCGCGCGCCGATGATGACCACCTTGACCTGCAGGGGAATCATCTGCGGCGTCAGGGTCACGGTCGCCAAGCGACCGAACTCGCCCAGCGGCGACTCCATCTTCAGCTTGCGCGACTGCAAGGCGCGCTTGAGTGCATCCCAGACGAAGGGCTCGCTGAGCATTTTTTCGGCTTCAAGGATCAGGAAACCGCCATTGGCCCGGTGGAAGGCGCCAGGGCGCAGCTGCCGGTAAGTGGTGTAGAGCGCGCCCTGGTCAGTGCTGTACTCGATGCGGCCAAACAGGTTGTCGTAGGTCGGGTGCGGCTCGAACACTACCGGTGCACCACCGCTGACATGGTGGCCCACCACCAGGCTCGGGGCATATTGCTCTTCGAGGAGCTTGCGCGCCTGGGCGTCAGTCTTGGCATCGTCGACCAACTGTTCGACCACCGTGCGGAGCAGATTGACCTGCATTGCTTGCAGGTAGGCGCAGACGGCCGCGTTTTCGGCGTATTTTTCCGAAAGCGGGGCCAACAGCGGCTGCAGCGCCAGCGTGATGGTTTCCTCGTTCAAATGACGCAGCTGGTTGCTCGACTCACGCTTCCACTGCGGCAGGCTGGCCAACTCTTCGTTGAGCCGCTCTTCGAGCACGGAGATATCGTTGTGAAAGCGGTCGCGGTCGGCCTCGGGCAGTTGCGCGAACTCAGCCTCGTCCAGCGCCTTGCCGTCAGCCATGGGGGTGAAGGCAATGTTGCTGCTGTCACGGTAGAGGGCGACATCCTTTTCCAGCGACAAGCGCTCGATCACATCCAGTGCACGGTCATAACGCTGATTGAAGGCGCGGTCGATGGCGCTTTTCTTCTGTTGATAGGACGGGTGCTCGAACGCTGCCGGGAAGGTTGCCAGCAAGTTGTCGATCAGGCCGCCGATATCGCTGATGAATGCTCCGGCACTGCCGGGCGGCAGCTCCAGCGCACGCGGCTCGCGGGGTTCATCGTAATTGTTGACGTAGACCCAGTCCGACGGGGTCCGCAGGCGCTTGCCTTCGGCCTTGAGATAGCGTTTGACGAACGAAAAGCGACCCGTACCGGGCTCACCCATGACAAAGACATTGTACCCGGGACGGGGCATGGCGACGCCGAACTGCAAGGCTTCGACTGCACGTTCCTGGCCAAGCACACCGCGAAAAGGCTCCAGATCATTGGTGGTGGAAAAAGCAAACTGTTCAGCGGAAAACGGACGGGTCAGCGCTTCAGGCGCAAGACGCAGGCTGGCAGCGACAGGATCGGGCATCGGGCATCCTTACTTCAGGCGGGGCAGATGGAGGCATTCTGGCGCCGCGTACGCCTGACTGGCAAGGCGCAAAGCATGATTGATGCAACAAGTCGGGTAATGCTTATAAGCCGATAATTTCAAGCAATCTTTTGCAATTAATAACGAAACAAAAAGATCGTGCCTAAACTCCAAACTGCGCGGCTGGGTGAATAACCGACCCGCTCTGGCGCAGACCTCTCCACGGAGCGCCAGTTAACCCTGACCCTTTGGTTTGCACATTCTAAAGAGAACAAAGCTATGAAACGGATTCTTCTGGGTACTCTGTTCACCGCGGTCTCGATCAATGCCATGGCCCAGGCGCCCGGTGGACCGGACTGCGGTTGGGGCAACTTGCTGTTCGAAGGCCAGCGTGGCACCCCGGCTCACTTCCTTGCATCCACAACCAACGGTACCTCCGGCAACGCAACATTCGGCATGACCTCAGGCACCAACGGCTGTTCGACCACTGCCGCGTTGACCTACGGCGGCAAATCCTGGATTGCCATGAACGGCATGATGAACGAGCTTTCCGAAGACATGGCCAAGGGCCAGGGCGAAGCGCTGACAACCTATGCCGTCGTGCTGGGCGTGGCACCGGAAGATCGCGCGCATTTCGCCGCGGTCACCCACCAGCACTTCCAGGAAATCTTCAAAAGCGCCGATACCACTGCCGAGGATGTTCACACCAACACCATGGCCGTGCTGAAAAGCGACCCGCGTCTGGCCAAATACGCAACCCAGGCTTAAGCTCGACCCACCCGCCCCTGCCGGGGCGGGATTTGCCTGGCAACACCGCTCGGACCTGCTCGCCACTTCATTGACCTAGTTGCCGAACATGCTTAAACGCCTTGCCTATCTGGCGCTCTGTGCCTGCGCCCCGCTTCATGCTGCCCCTCATGTCGACAACTCGCGTTTACAGCAACTGGCCGATTCACCCTACTGGATCTCCCTGGGCCACTACGAAACCGGCAAGCTCGGTGGCTGGCGCAGCTATGTCAATGACCCGAAGTTCTTTCTCGCAGCCGACGGCGCGCAACATCCCCGCGAAGAACTGAGCGCCACCCTGGAAGCGCTCTATGCCCCGGCCAGCCTCGGCGACCAGCATGCCCAATGCGTCTATCCGGCACGAACCCGCTGGCTGCGCGAACAATTGCAGCTGAGCGACCTGCCAGCGGTGGACTGCCAGGCCTTCAGCCAGTGGTACAAGGATGTTTCCCCGCACAGTGCAGTGATGATTTTCCCGGCGGCCTATCTCAACAGCCCCTCGTCGATGTTCGGCCATACCCTGCTGCGCATCGACCAGGCCGATGTGCAGCGCGACAACACCGCACTGCTCAGCTACGCGATCAACTTCGGCGCCTACATCGAAGGTAACGACAACAGCATCCTCTACGCCTGGAAAGGCCTGATGGGCGGCTACCCGGGCCTGTTCGCGCTTGTGCCCTACCAGGAGAAACTTTCGGAATACCGTAGCCTGGAAAACCGTGACCTGTGGGAATACCGCCTGAACCTCACACCTGAGGAAACCGGGCGGATGGTCGAGCACATCTGGGAACTCAAGCAGATCAGCTTCGACTACTTTTTCTTCGACGAAAACTGCTCCTACCGTTTGCTCGAGTTACTGCAAGTGGCACGCCCCGGCTTGGACCTGACCTCACAGTTCCAGCTCACGGCAATCCCGACCGACACCGTCAAGGCGGTGAAGCAATCGGG is a window from the Pseudomonas sp. LS1212 genome containing:
- a CDS encoding Lon protease family protein is translated as MPDPVAASLRLAPEALTRPFSAEQFAFSTTNDLEPFRGVLGQERAVEALQFGVAMPRPGYNVFVMGEPGTGRFSFVKRYLKAEGKRLRTPSDWVYVNNYDEPREPRALELPPGSAGAFISDIGGLIDNLLATFPAAFEHPSYQQKKSAIDRAFNQRYDRALDVIERLSLEKDVALYRDSSNIAFTPMADGKALDEAEFAQLPEADRDRFHNDISVLEERLNEELASLPQWKRESSNQLRHLNEETITLALQPLLAPLSEKYAENAAVCAYLQAMQVNLLRTVVEQLVDDAKTDAQARKLLEEQYAPSLVVGHHVSGGAPVVFEPHPTYDNLFGRIEYSTDQGALYTTYRQLRPGAFHRANGGFLILEAEKMLSEPFVWDALKRALQSRKLKMESPLGEFGRLATVTLTPQMIPLQVKVVIIGARQLYYALQDHDPDFQEMFRVLVDFDEDIPMVDESLEQFAQLLKTRTSEEGMAPLTADAVARLATYSARLAEHQGRLSARIGDLFQLVSEADFIRHLANDTKTDAGHIERALKAKATRTGRVSARILDDMLAGIILIDTEGAAVGKCNGLTVLEVGDSAFGIPARISATVYPGGSGIVDIEREVNLGQPIHSKGVMILTGYLGSRYAQEFPLAISASIALEQSYGYVDGDSASLGEACTLISALSKTPLKQCFAITGSINQFGEVQAVGGVNEKIEGFFRLCEARGLTGEQGAIIPHANVATLMLDERVLQAVRAGQFHVYAVRQADEALSLLVGEPAGEPDADGQFPEGSVNARVVERLRVIAELVSEEDLKEAEKEHAEEALAEVKPS
- a CDS encoding DUF3015 domain-containing protein, with protein sequence MKRILLGTLFTAVSINAMAQAPGGPDCGWGNLLFEGQRGTPAHFLASTTNGTSGNATFGMTSGTNGCSTTAALTYGGKSWIAMNGMMNELSEDMAKGQGEALTTYAVVLGVAPEDRAHFAAVTHQHFQEIFKSADTTAEDVHTNTMAVLKSDPRLAKYATQA